From one Brevundimonas sp. PAMC22021 genomic stretch:
- a CDS encoding murein L,D-transpeptidase catalytic domain family protein: MRLSRRGLILGGSAMLAGCATGQATPLITQAQAPVAPPVVVPQAPASIVVSHTPAPPLDPRGQVRKELMERAVAALDVHHKRIPLRDRMYLVDFQKYSGDERLYEVDMVGGQVTVLRTCHGRGSDPAHSGYAQRFSNTPDSNMSSVGAFATAGASWGSQQGPNVLLDGLEYSNDRARERAIIIHGADYADPGFLAREGKLGRSYGCFSVAHADLPALRERMGEGRLLFAWA, encoded by the coding sequence ATGCGGCTATCGAGACGAGGGCTGATCCTGGGCGGATCGGCCATGCTGGCGGGCTGCGCCACCGGACAGGCCACCCCGCTGATCACCCAGGCCCAGGCGCCGGTCGCGCCGCCTGTCGTGGTTCCGCAGGCTCCCGCCTCCATCGTCGTCTCGCATACGCCCGCGCCGCCGCTCGACCCGCGTGGACAGGTCCGCAAGGAACTGATGGAGCGCGCGGTCGCCGCCCTGGACGTCCACCACAAGCGCATTCCCCTGCGCGACCGGATGTATCTGGTCGATTTCCAGAAATACTCGGGCGACGAGCGGCTGTACGAGGTCGACATGGTCGGCGGCCAGGTCACGGTGCTGCGCACCTGCCACGGGCGGGGATCGGACCCGGCGCACTCGGGCTACGCCCAGCGCTTCTCCAACACGCCGGACAGCAACATGTCCTCGGTCGGCGCCTTCGCCACCGCCGGCGCCAGTTGGGGTTCGCAACAGGGGCCGAACGTGCTGCTGGACGGCCTGGAGTATTCCAACGACCGCGCCCGCGAACGCGCCATCATCATCCACGGCGCCGACTACGCCGATCCCGGCTTCCTGGCCCGCGAAGGCAAGCTCGGCCGCTCCTACGGCTGCTTCTCCGTCGCCCACGCCGACCTGCCGGCCCTGCGCGAGCGCATGGGCGAAGGCCGATTGCTGTTCGCCTGGGCGTAG
- the purD gene encoding phosphoribosylamine--glycine ligase, whose protein sequence is MNILLVGSGGREHALAWKMAQSPLLTRLVAAPGNPGVARLCEVRPELKADDAEGLAALAREIRADLVVVGPEVALAAGLADRLAAAGIPCFGPTAKAAQLETSKAFSKDLLQRHGIPTAGYGVHETVADAKAALDRFQPPYVIKADGLAAGKGVAISPDRRDAEAEIERMLGGRFGAAGARVVIEEFMDGEEGSLFALCDGQRAVLFGGAQDHKRAFDGDLGPNTGGMGAYSPAPVFTPDLVQQADERIVQPTLRAMAAEGAPYRGVLYAGLMATADGPKVVEFNARFGDPECQVLMMRMAGDIVPYLLACARDDVSGLKPPQFKPQTVICVVLAAKGYPDSPLEGSIIRGAEQDFGPHVQVFHAGTRRRSDGQLAAAGGRVLNVCAEGQDIDEARQRAYAAIRQIDWPGGFHRTDIGWRALER, encoded by the coding sequence ATGAACATCCTGCTTGTCGGATCGGGCGGACGCGAACACGCCCTGGCCTGGAAGATGGCGCAGTCGCCGCTGCTGACGCGCCTTGTGGCCGCGCCGGGCAATCCCGGCGTCGCGCGTCTGTGCGAGGTCCGGCCCGAGCTGAAGGCCGACGATGCGGAAGGCCTTGCCGCCCTGGCGCGCGAGATCAGGGCGGACCTGGTCGTGGTGGGGCCGGAGGTCGCGCTGGCGGCGGGTCTCGCCGATCGGCTTGCGGCGGCGGGTATTCCGTGTTTCGGCCCGACGGCCAAGGCGGCGCAACTGGAGACCTCCAAGGCCTTCTCCAAGGACCTGCTGCAACGGCACGGCATCCCGACCGCCGGCTATGGCGTGCATGAGACCGTGGCGGACGCCAAGGCGGCGCTGGACCGGTTCCAGCCCCCCTATGTCATCAAGGCGGACGGTCTCGCCGCCGGCAAGGGCGTGGCCATCAGCCCCGATCGCCGTGACGCCGAGGCCGAGATCGAGCGCATGCTGGGCGGTCGCTTCGGCGCGGCCGGCGCGCGCGTCGTGATCGAAGAGTTCATGGACGGCGAGGAGGGCTCGCTGTTCGCCCTGTGCGACGGGCAGCGCGCGGTGCTGTTCGGCGGCGCCCAGGACCACAAGCGCGCCTTCGACGGCGACCTGGGGCCGAACACCGGCGGCATGGGCGCCTATTCGCCCGCGCCCGTCTTCACCCCCGACCTGGTGCAGCAGGCCGACGAGCGGATCGTTCAGCCGACGCTGCGCGCCATGGCGGCCGAGGGCGCGCCCTATCGCGGCGTGCTCTACGCCGGCCTGATGGCCACGGCGGACGGCCCCAAGGTGGTCGAGTTCAACGCCCGCTTCGGCGACCCGGAATGCCAGGTGCTGATGATGCGCATGGCCGGCGACATCGTGCCCTATCTGCTGGCCTGCGCGCGTGACGATGTCTCGGGCCTGAAGCCGCCCCAGTTCAAGCCGCAGACGGTGATCTGCGTTGTCCTTGCCGCGAAGGGCTATCCCGACAGCCCGCTGGAAGGCTCCATTATTCGGGGCGCCGAGCAGGACTTCGGCCCGCACGTCCAAGTCTTCCACGCCGGCACGCGCCGCCGCTCTGACGGCCAGCTCGCCGCCGCCGGCGGCCGCGTCCTCAACGTCTGCGCGGAAGGGCAGGACATCGACGAGGCTCGCCAGCGCGCCTACGCCGCCATCCGCCAGATCGACTGGCCCGGCGGCTTCCACCGCACCGACATCGGCTGGCGCGCGCTGGAGCGGTAA